One Gordonia mangrovi genomic region harbors:
- a CDS encoding amidohydrolase: MTTELLLGGAVYSPSAPDATAMAVTDGVVVWVGSDDVGRALHPDAQVIDLGGRFVAPGFVDSHVHLTSTGLALAGLTLNDTTDRSDCLRRVAEYAAGTDAGELIWGLGWDDSSWSGNDPDDRRFPTTSEIDAVVGNLPTYLARIDEHSAVASSALRRLVPDLADAVGHHPEEPLVAEAHHLVRGAARQLVTAAQRARAQRRALDHAAAHGVVAVHENGGPDISGLDDFLALGDLGHPMEVRRYWGQPVSSAEHARELLAISRADALAGDLFIDGAFGSHTAWLTEPYADEPGHCGISYLDYETIRDHIRACTEIGVQAGFHVIGDGATASVVAAFDELAAELGTPALARCAHRLEHAEMVSDDQAAVLARCGVIASMQPLFDAAWGGSGDLYEQRLGPQRAAGLNDFAGHARHGVILAFSSDAPVTPIDPWSSIRAAVHHHQPRNAISARGAFAAATRGGWRAAGVNDGLTGTLVPGAPASYAVWDIDDLVVAGSHESVQRWSTDPRSRVPALPDIAPEARLPRCVRTVHRHEVLFDIGVLDGGGT, encoded by the coding sequence GTGACCACGGAATTGCTCCTCGGCGGGGCTGTCTATTCGCCATCCGCCCCCGACGCGACCGCGATGGCAGTGACCGACGGCGTCGTCGTCTGGGTGGGCAGTGACGACGTCGGCCGTGCCCTGCATCCGGATGCCCAGGTCATCGACCTCGGTGGCCGCTTCGTCGCTCCCGGATTCGTCGACTCACATGTCCATCTGACCTCCACCGGCCTCGCGCTGGCCGGGCTCACCCTCAACGACACCACCGACCGGTCGGATTGTCTGCGCCGCGTCGCCGAATACGCTGCGGGCACCGATGCGGGCGAACTGATCTGGGGCCTGGGCTGGGACGACTCGTCGTGGTCGGGGAACGATCCCGACGATCGTCGGTTTCCGACGACCAGCGAGATCGACGCCGTCGTGGGCAATCTGCCCACGTATCTGGCGCGGATCGATGAACACTCGGCGGTGGCGTCGAGCGCGCTCCGTCGTCTGGTGCCCGATCTTGCCGACGCCGTCGGCCATCACCCCGAGGAGCCGTTGGTCGCCGAGGCGCATCACCTGGTCCGGGGTGCGGCCCGCCAACTCGTCACCGCGGCACAGCGCGCGCGGGCCCAGCGCCGGGCGCTGGATCACGCTGCCGCCCACGGTGTGGTGGCGGTCCACGAGAACGGCGGACCCGACATCAGTGGACTCGACGATTTCCTCGCGCTCGGCGACCTCGGCCACCCGATGGAGGTCCGCCGCTACTGGGGTCAACCGGTGAGCAGCGCCGAACATGCACGCGAACTACTCGCCATCAGCCGCGCCGATGCGTTGGCCGGCGACTTGTTCATCGACGGCGCCTTCGGATCGCACACGGCGTGGCTGACCGAACCCTACGCCGACGAACCCGGCCATTGCGGGATCAGCTACCTGGATTACGAGACGATTCGCGACCACATCCGGGCCTGCACCGAGATCGGGGTCCAGGCCGGCTTCCATGTCATCGGCGACGGCGCCACCGCGTCGGTGGTGGCCGCCTTCGACGAGCTGGCCGCCGAACTCGGCACCCCCGCGCTGGCGCGGTGCGCGCACCGTCTGGAGCATGCGGAGATGGTGTCCGATGACCAGGCGGCCGTCCTCGCCCGCTGCGGCGTCATCGCCAGCATGCAACCGCTGTTCGACGCCGCCTGGGGCGGAAGTGGCGACCTCTACGAGCAGCGTCTGGGCCCCCAGCGGGCGGCGGGATTGAACGATTTCGCCGGCCATGCTCGGCACGGGGTCATCCTGGCGTTCTCGTCGGACGCTCCGGTCACCCCCATCGACCCGTGGTCATCGATCCGGGCGGCCGTCCATCACCATCAGCCGCGCAACGCGATCTCGGCCCGCGGTGCGTTCGCCGCCGCGACCCGGGGTGGATGGCGTGCGGCAGGCGTCAACGACGGGCTCACCGGCACCCTCGTGCCCGGCGCCCCGGCGAGCTACGCGGTGTGGGACATCGACGATCTGGTCGTCGCCGGGTCGCATGAGAGTGTGCAACGCTGGTCCACCGACCCGCGTTCGCGGGTCCCGGCGTTGCCCGACATCGCGCCCGAGGCCCGACTGCCCCGGTGCGTTCGCACGGTGCACCGCCACGAGGTGCTCTTCGACATCGGAGTCCTCGACGGCGGCGGCACGTGA
- the lnt gene encoding apolipoprotein N-acyltransferase, whose translation MWAAFPPRNLWFLAVVSLGLLAAVLGGGRPRARTGLWLGFVFGLAFFVPLLPWIGVYVGPLPWLALAGALSVYTALFGLVAVISMRLPVPPIWFTLSWLLVEAVRSAFPFGGFPWGRAAFSQVDGPLLPLASVAGAPGLSAAVALLGASTAWLCQVMIRAIRDGEHHGRRTVRTAAIAVVLALIGPVAAIALTPDTVDRNVASSSVRVAAVQGNVPRLGLDFNAQRRAVLDNHVRQTELLAAAVRAGTADQPDFVAWPENASDISPLTNPDAAAEITAASVSVGAPILVGTLVMNPDGRHTNTVLVWDQQRGPVDRYDKHIIQPFGEYLPWRGFFRLFSSYADLAGDFRPGSGSSTLTVPGRSGPVQVGVSTCWEVAFDRSARKAVDDGAQILYIPTNNATFGRTEMTYQQLAMSQVRAVEHGRATVVAATSGVSAIIDPDGMITQESGIFTPAVLSSQLPLHDDRTLATRLGDWPMTVAVVISVIGFLFALTRHTRFSLRSLSRVSTDGGADRTAPARTAQNWTAQD comes from the coding sequence ATGTGGGCGGCGTTCCCACCGCGCAATCTCTGGTTCCTGGCGGTGGTCTCCCTCGGCCTGCTGGCCGCGGTACTGGGTGGCGGACGTCCTCGCGCCCGCACCGGACTCTGGCTCGGGTTCGTGTTCGGGTTGGCGTTCTTCGTGCCGCTGCTGCCCTGGATCGGGGTCTACGTCGGGCCGTTGCCGTGGCTCGCCCTGGCCGGTGCGCTCTCGGTGTACACCGCGCTGTTCGGGTTGGTGGCGGTGATCAGCATGCGCCTACCGGTGCCGCCGATCTGGTTCACCCTGTCGTGGTTGTTGGTCGAGGCGGTGCGTTCGGCGTTTCCGTTCGGCGGTTTCCCCTGGGGACGGGCTGCGTTCAGCCAGGTCGACGGCCCGCTGTTGCCGCTGGCCTCGGTCGCGGGCGCCCCGGGACTCTCGGCTGCGGTCGCACTGTTGGGGGCGTCGACGGCATGGCTGTGTCAGGTGATGATCCGTGCGATCCGCGATGGCGAGCATCACGGTCGGCGAACCGTACGCACCGCGGCGATCGCCGTGGTGCTGGCCCTGATCGGTCCGGTGGCCGCCATCGCGCTGACACCGGACACCGTCGACCGCAATGTCGCGTCGTCGTCGGTGCGGGTGGCCGCCGTCCAGGGCAACGTCCCACGTCTCGGGCTGGACTTCAACGCCCAGCGCCGCGCCGTTCTCGACAATCATGTGCGTCAGACCGAACTCCTCGCGGCCGCGGTGCGGGCCGGTACCGCCGACCAACCCGATTTCGTGGCCTGGCCGGAGAACGCCTCGGACATCTCGCCGCTCACCAACCCGGACGCGGCGGCCGAGATCACCGCGGCATCGGTGTCGGTGGGCGCACCCATCCTGGTCGGCACCCTGGTGATGAATCCGGACGGCCGCCACACCAACACGGTGCTGGTGTGGGATCAGCAGCGCGGCCCCGTGGATCGGTATGACAAGCACATCATCCAGCCGTTCGGCGAGTATCTGCCGTGGCGTGGATTCTTCCGCCTGTTCTCGTCCTATGCGGATCTGGCGGGCGATTTCCGGCCGGGTTCGGGGTCCTCGACCCTCACCGTGCCGGGACGATCGGGCCCGGTCCAGGTCGGTGTGTCGACGTGTTGGGAGGTGGCCTTCGACCGGTCGGCGCGCAAGGCCGTCGACGACGGTGCCCAGATCCTCTATATCCCGACCAACAACGCGACGTTCGGCCGCACGGAGATGACATATCAACAGCTGGCGATGTCACAGGTACGCGCGGTTGAACACGGCCGGGCAACTGTGGTGGCCGCGACGAGCGGCGTCAGCGCGATCATCGACCCCGATGGGATGATCACCCAGGAGAGCGGGATTTTCACCCCCGCCGTGCTCTCGAGTCAACTACCGTTGCACGACGACCGCACCCTGGCGACCCGGTTGGGGGACTGGCCGATGACCGTGGCCGTGGTGATCTCGGTCATCGGGTTTTTGTTCGCACTGACGCGGCATACTAGGTTCTCTCTGAGGTCGTTGTCGCGCGTGTCGACAGACGGCGGCGCTGATCGGACGGCCCCGGCGCGGACGGCCCAGAATTGGACGGCGCAGGATTGA
- a CDS encoding polyprenol monophosphomannose synthase yields MALGEPAAGDERPAESADAAASGVVGKRGERALVVIPTFNERENLPVIVGRLHVALPGSHVLVVDDSSPDGTGEVADGLAAEDADGRIHVLHRTEKDGLGKAYLAGFAWGLDREYATIIEMDADGSHAPEQLHRLLDAVNAGADLVIGSRYVPGGRLVNWPRHRELLSRGANTYARLALGARVHDITAGFRAYRREVLDKIELDTVESAGYCFQIDLAWRAVRAGFDVREVPITFTEREIGESKMSGGVMTEAFLMVARWGLQSRLERFGRRSR; encoded by the coding sequence GTGGCATTGGGTGAACCGGCAGCCGGTGACGAACGACCGGCAGAGAGCGCGGACGCGGCGGCGTCCGGCGTCGTCGGCAAGCGCGGCGAACGCGCACTGGTGGTGATCCCGACGTTCAACGAGCGGGAGAATCTGCCCGTCATCGTCGGACGCTTGCACGTGGCACTTCCCGGAAGCCATGTCCTCGTCGTCGACGACTCCAGTCCCGACGGCACCGGCGAGGTGGCCGACGGACTCGCCGCCGAGGACGCCGACGGCCGCATTCATGTGCTGCACCGGACCGAGAAGGACGGTCTCGGCAAGGCCTACCTGGCCGGCTTTGCGTGGGGACTCGATCGCGAATACGCCACGATCATCGAGATGGACGCCGACGGGAGTCACGCGCCCGAGCAGCTGCACCGCCTGCTCGACGCCGTCAACGCCGGGGCCGACCTGGTGATCGGTTCACGCTATGTTCCCGGCGGCCGCCTGGTGAACTGGCCGAGGCATCGCGAGCTGCTGTCTCGCGGAGCCAATACCTACGCCCGTCTTGCGCTGGGTGCCCGGGTCCACGACATCACCGCCGGCTTCCGTGCCTACCGCCGTGAGGTGTTGGACAAGATCGAACTCGACACGGTCGAGTCGGCGGGCTACTGCTTCCAGATCGATCTCGCGTGGCGGGCCGTGCGCGCCGGGTTCGACGTCCGCGAGGTACCGATCACCTTCACCGAACGCGAGATCGGGGAGTCGAAGATGAGCGGCGGCGTGATGACCGAGGCATTTCTGATGGTGGCACGGTGGGGACTCCAGAGCCGTCTGGAACGATTCGGTCGTCGGAGCCGTTGA
- a CDS encoding RNA polymerase-binding protein RbpA, which yields MADRVLRGSRLGAVSYETDRDHDLAPRRIVQYRTDNGEIFDVPFADDAEVPSKWPCKNGMEGTILEGAEPEEKKTKPPRTHWDMLLERRSEEELEVLLNERLELLKQRRKGVTN from the coding sequence ATGGCAGATCGAGTGCTACGAGGTAGCCGACTCGGTGCGGTGAGCTACGAGACCGATCGCGATCACGACCTCGCACCACGACGGATCGTCCAGTACCGCACCGACAACGGTGAGATCTTCGACGTCCCGTTCGCCGACGACGCCGAGGTGCCGTCGAAGTGGCCGTGCAAGAACGGTATGGAGGGCACCATCCTCGAAGGTGCCGAGCCCGAAGAGAAGAAGACCAAGCCGCCCCGCACCCACTGGGACATGTTGCTCGAGCGCCGTTCGGAGGAAGAACTCGAAGTGCTGCTCAACGAGCGTCTGGAGTTGCTCAAGCAGCGACGGAAGGGCGTCACGAACTGA
- a CDS encoding DUF475 domain-containing protein, protein MIVRVFGFSVIVSLSALAVAFLYRGWTGLALCAILGILEVSLSFDNAVINATVLERMSRFWQQMFLTVGIVIAVFGMRLLFPLAIVWITGGLAPVEAFRLAMNPPPDGADHFADGRPSYEAILLAAHPQIAAFGGMFLLLLFLNFVLGNRGLTWLSWIERPLGQLGRLDQLAVVIALVILVVAAEYLTPDSTRATVLISGILGAVTYLLVDGLSSLFQRRQPGGPDTSSVPGPPDGDCADRTDMQHGEIRSGEPARARHRPAPIAAAVGKAGFFLFLYLEVLDASFSFDGVIGAFAITPDPILIALGLGFIGAIFVRSITIYLVRQGTLGQYRYLEHGAHWAIGALAVILLVSIRVEINEVVTGLIGVAFIGASLASSVRANRRDGRHAHHEAVRTH, encoded by the coding sequence GTGATCGTCCGCGTCTTCGGGTTCTCGGTGATCGTCAGCCTGTCCGCCCTGGCCGTCGCGTTCCTGTACCGAGGCTGGACGGGCCTGGCACTGTGCGCGATCCTCGGCATCCTCGAGGTGTCGTTGTCGTTCGACAACGCGGTGATCAACGCGACCGTGCTCGAGCGGATGAGTCGCTTCTGGCAACAGATGTTCCTGACGGTCGGCATCGTGATCGCGGTGTTCGGCATGCGCCTGCTGTTTCCCCTGGCCATCGTCTGGATCACCGGCGGGCTCGCCCCGGTCGAGGCCTTTCGGCTCGCAATGAATCCGCCGCCCGACGGTGCCGACCACTTCGCCGACGGCAGACCGAGTTACGAGGCGATCCTGTTGGCGGCCCATCCGCAGATCGCCGCCTTCGGCGGCATGTTCCTGCTGCTGCTGTTCCTCAATTTCGTGCTCGGCAATCGCGGCCTGACGTGGCTGTCGTGGATCGAGCGGCCGCTGGGTCAGTTGGGTCGCCTCGATCAGCTTGCCGTGGTGATCGCGCTGGTGATCCTGGTGGTCGCGGCCGAATACCTGACACCGGACAGCACCCGGGCCACAGTGTTGATCTCCGGCATCCTCGGCGCCGTCACCTATCTGCTCGTCGATGGGCTCAGCTCGTTGTTTCAGCGCCGGCAGCCGGGTGGTCCCGACACTTCGTCGGTTCCCGGGCCGCCCGACGGGGATTGCGCGGATCGCACGGACATGCAACACGGTGAGATCCGGAGCGGCGAACCCGCCCGCGCGCGCCACCGTCCGGCTCCCATCGCTGCGGCGGTGGGGAAGGCGGGGTTCTTCCTGTTCCTCTACCTCGAAGTGCTCGACGCGTCGTTCTCCTTCGACGGCGTCATCGGCGCATTCGCCATCACCCCGGATCCGATCCTGATCGCGCTCGGTTTGGGTTTCATCGGCGCCATCTTCGTCCGCTCGATCACCATCTATCTCGTCCGCCAGGGCACGTTGGGTCAGTACCGCTACCTGGAGCACGGCGCCCACTGGGCGATCGGGGCACTCGCGGTCATCCTCCTGGTGAGCATCCGGGTCGAGATCAACGAGGTCGTCACGGGGCTGATCGGGGTGGCGTTCATCGGTGCATCGCTGGCGAGCAGTGTGCGCGCCAACCGTCGCGACGGACGCCACGCGCACCACGAGGCCGTACGGACACACTGA